Below is a genomic region from Prolixibacteraceae bacterium.
TGGCGATTTTCATATTATTCAAGAGAATGAATCATTCTCCAAAAAGGGGGCTTTGCGCGGTCTGCATTATCAAGCTCCTCCTTTTGCACAAGCTAAGCTTGTTCGTTGTATTCAAGGTACAGTTCTGGACGTGTGTGTAGACATACGAAAGGGGTCGCCAACATATATGAAAAGTTTTAGTGCAATTTTGTCTGAAGATAATAAACATCAACTTTTTGTTCCTAAGGGGTTCGCTCATGGTTTTATCACGCTAAGCGATACCGCGCTATTCTCTTATAAAGTGGATGCACCTTATAGTCCTTCATCAGAAGGAGGTATTCGATGGAATGACCCAATGCTAAACATTGATTGGAAGCTTTCGAAAGATGAATTTATCATTTCAGAAAAGGATGGAGTATTGCCTTTAGTAAATGATTGGATGAGCCCTTTTGAATAGTATTGCCTTTTACGAAATAGATTTTATTCTTGATAGCCTCTATCTAAAGCCTTTTAGATAGAGGCTATTTTTATGTCTTGATTGTACATTACAGTGAATAATTAGATCCCTTTTTTTTGGGAATGAATAAAAGGTTCCCAAAACAATCATTTGGGCTACTGGTGGTAAGGTGTTGATATTGTATTCACTATAGAAACCTCTATGTTTGTGACATGAACAACTAACCCATAGAACACTGTTGTGTGGGAAGATCAGAGATGATAAAGATTAAAAATGATATAACGCCAAAGAGTATGAGAAGATTTTATGTGGGGATGGTGATCATCTTAGTTTTCGTGTTGCCTTTTATTGGAATGGCTCAAGGAAGAACCATTGAGGTAGATTCAAATAGTGAGATTATAAAGCAGTCGAGTCAGTTGTCTCCTGGGGATGTTTTAATTGTTAAGGATGGTATTTATAAAGATCTTAAGTGGATTCTTAATGTTAATGGAACTGCAAAAAATCCGATCGTAGTGAGAGCTGAAAATGGGGGTGAAGTGAAGATCTCTGGAGATGCAAAAGTAGAGATAAGAGGTTCTCATATTGTTTTTGATGGATTTATACTCAATAATGGAGCACGTATCTCTTCAGAGTGGAAATCTCATGGACCTGGATTAATTGCTATCTATGGAAGTTATAATAGGATTACCAACTGTATCGTGGATAATTTTGATAATGTAAAATCTGCATATGTGACTACTTCCTTAAATGAAAAAGGAGAGGTACCACAGCATTGTCGTATTGATCATTGCTCATTTTTGAATAAATCAACAGTGGATCAAGTGATCAACTTGAATAATAGAATACATAAAAGATCAAATACTCCAGCTCCTGCTATGTATCATAGAATTGACCACTGTTTGCTAAACAACCCTTTCAAGAAGAAGGGTAATGCAGGGGGAGGTATTCGTATTGGATATTATCGTAATGATTATGGTCGTTGTCTTGTAGATTCAAACTTATTTGTTCGTCAGAACTCAGAACCAGAGATTATTACAAGTAAATGTCAGGAGAATGTATTTTATGCCAATACTTTTATAGAGTGTAGAGGAACCATGAACTTTCGTCATGGGGATCGTCAAGTCTTATTGAATAACTTCTTTTTGGCTAAAAATGAGAAGCTTGGTTGTGGTGGTGTTTTTGTTTGGGGAAGCAAACACCTTATTGCTGGAAACTATTTTGAACTAGGATCTACGATTAAAAATAGAGGTAATGCAGCATTATATATTAACCCAGGAGCGGAGAATGTAGAGCATGCTTTGGGATTTGATATGTCGATATACAATAATCTTTTTGTTAATAACAATGGTTATGCCGTACACTTTGAACCATTAAGAGATCGTCGTGAACAGTGGTGTGCAAAGAAAAAGTATCGTTTTGAATTACCTCATGATTTAAGAATTAAGGGCAATGTTTTTTATCAAAAGAGATACTTTAAAAAAGATTTTATGTTTACAAGTCAAACAGCGGATGAGTTAGGAACCTTTGAAGGAAACTATTTTTTCGGAACTGATACAGGCTTTGAATCTAAAGTTGAAGGTATGACAGAGTATAAAATGAAGTTGAAGGACGATAAAGATGGAGTAACACAACGTCCTGATGAATTATCCTTAGTGAAGTCGGAGGAGATGCAAATCGAAGGTGTTGATTTAGATTTAGGTAAGTTGGCATCTGAGGGTATTAAAGGTGCACCATTGACAGAGTCAGAGGTTGGGCCTCTTTGGAGATAGAATTTTTAGATAGACTGTTACATATTTTTAGTTAGACCAGTTCTCTTCGGGGAGCTGGTTTTTTTTGTTTTGAGTTATAGTGTATGTATTTGGTTATTAGTTTGATATGTTTTGCGTGTGACTAAGGTTACATTTCTTTATTTTCATAGATGTTACGTTTGTATTGTATCCAAGAGAAGTAGTGCCGATACAATATAGAATTGGTATGACATGATTAAACAATAGAGTGGTTCTATTGGTTAGGTTTTTAAAATGCATGGTCTTCTTTAGTTATTTGATGTTTGCTCCCAAATATTTGATAACAATTATTGGATTGAAGTATTGTAGATACATAATTTAATAACTGACATATGAAAAAAAGAGTGTACTTATGGGTAATGCTATATTGTTTTCCCATGTTGGGTGTGATAGCTCAACAAAATAGAACACTATCCTTGGAGGAAGCACTGTCGATCTCTTATGAGAAGAATAGTACGATTAGCATTGCTTTTGAAGATTTGAATGCGGCGATTGCTGACTACAAGACAACCAATGCGATCTTTATGCCACAGGTCTCCATTGCCGAAAATTATATTTATACCAATAACCCCATGCAAGTTTTTGGTATAAATTTACAGCAGACTTCTATTACAGAAGCAGACTTTGCACCAAGTACTTTAAATAATCCAAATGCTACGGATAACTGGAATACCGAGTTCTCTGTGCAGATGCCTCTATTTAATTTAGATAAGATATATGAGCGAAAGGCTGCCAGGTCTGCAATGAATGCAAAATCTGCATCATTGCAGAGAACTTATGATCATATATCTTTTGAGGTGAAGAAAGCATACTATGCTTTACAGTTGGCTTCAGAGAGAGTTGATGTTGCTCGTAAGTCTGTAGAGACGACGGCTTCTTCACTAAGAGTGATCTCTTCCATGAAGAGGGAAGGGTTGGTTACTCAAGCCGATTTGTCATTAACGAAAGTTCATGAGCTCAAAGCAAAGAATCAATTGATTGGAGCAGAGAGCAACTTGCGTAAAGCCAATCGTTATCTTGTGTTTTTATTGAGATTAGACGAAGGAACACAAATTATTCCCTCTGATAAGATTGGCCAGATTCAAGAGGAAAAAGTACAACCAAATCTCATGATCTCCTCTACACGTCCTGATCTTATGGCTCAGAGACACTATGTGGATGCGCTTCATTATCGAGTAAATCAGAATAAGGCATCATGGATTCCATCATTGAATGCAATGGGGAGTTATTATTTAAACTCGCCTGAGATGTTTAGTGGAGCTAGTAGTAGCTATTTGGTAGGGGTCTCTTTGAGATGGAATCTCTTTGAAGGAGGAATCAAGTGGAACCAAAATAAAAAGAGTAAAGCCCAATATAAGAGAGCCCAAACCCAATTGGTACAGATGGAGGAGAAGGCCAACATGGAGTTGCATAATACTTTGGATCAAATCAAGGTGTTCGAACAGCAGGTCAAAATAATGTATGAAGCTTTTCTTCAATCACAAGAGACATACTCGATTAAATATAATCGCTATTCTGAGGGGTTAGAGAAGACAAATGATCTTTTGACCTACCAAACAGAAATGGAGCAAATGCAGTGGAGATACCTACAGGCAAGATACCAATATGCTTTAGCTAATTTTCAGTTGGAACTAATACTTAAAACCAAATAAATCATGAAGTGGACAAATATATTAATGGTCATAACCTCTTTGGTCGTACTATTTTCTTGTGGTTCAGAAAGTAGTAAGCAAAAGAGTATAGATACTGCACAAAAAGTTGAAACGATAGCAGTGAAACAATATGAGGTATTACGACCTCAAACCATCTCAGGGAC
It encodes:
- the rfbC gene encoding dTDP-4-dehydrorhamnose 3,5-epimerase; protein product: MKILETPLKDLVIIEPNVYKDDRGYFMESYKHSALESYSGDFHIIQENESFSKKGALRGLHYQAPPFAQAKLVRCIQGTVLDVCVDIRKGSPTYMKSFSAILSEDNKHQLFVPKGFAHGFITLSDTALFSYKVDAPYSPSSEGGIRWNDPMLNIDWKLSKDEFIISEKDGVLPLVNDWMSPFE
- a CDS encoding TolC family protein, whose translation is MKKRVYLWVMLYCFPMLGVIAQQNRTLSLEEALSISYEKNSTISIAFEDLNAAIADYKTTNAIFMPQVSIAENYIYTNNPMQVFGINLQQTSITEADFAPSTLNNPNATDNWNTEFSVQMPLFNLDKIYERKAARSAMNAKSASLQRTYDHISFEVKKAYYALQLASERVDVARKSVETTASSLRVISSMKREGLVTQADLSLTKVHELKAKNQLIGAESNLRKANRYLVFLLRLDEGTQIIPSDKIGQIQEEKVQPNLMISSTRPDLMAQRHYVDALHYRVNQNKASWIPSLNAMGSYYLNSPEMFSGASSSYLVGVSLRWNLFEGGIKWNQNKKSKAQYKRAQTQLVQMEEKANMELHNTLDQIKVFEQQVKIMYEAFLQSQETYSIKYNRYSEGLEKTNDLLTYQTEMEQMQWRYLQARYQYALANFQLELILKTK